GCGAGGCCGCAACCAATAATTTATACCGACACAATAAAAAAGAATAgatcaaagaaggagatATATGAGTATATCATCAACGACAATCTAAGTTTATATAGTCTTCGTAGTTTCTCAGGATCGTATTCACCCAAAAGTGGTTTGCCTTAAGCTTGAGGGTCCAATGATAGATACAGAATAAATATAGATAATAACATAGGTAAAGCAGTAAAGATAGAAGGTgacatattttgttacaTGTATATTAAAATCAAAACTAAAAAAGACAATGCTTAAATTCGGTAGGGAAGAGTTGAACCATCCGGGCGTGGCCAGGGGGTTCGAGTCAGGTTGAGTAGGTATTTAACATCCGAGTAGTCGATCAGCCCCATGTTGCAGAGGAAGCCAGCAAAATTGATGCAAAACCGGTTTGAGTCGAAGGGAGGGATGGTATACAAATAGGTTTCCTTCCATTCGATACTCTTGATGATTTTGAGGAGTTCGGAATGAAAAAAGTGCTCGTATGGCTTGGCTTTGTTCGGTTTAACCGGCCATTCCTCTATCTTATACTGTTTCACCGTCCATTGGTCTCCTTCCGGGTCAGGAGTCGGGTGCAGTAATATGTGAACCCCCTTGACTCGACCGTCGGTAGTATATTCCGGCCCACAGTAAATAACCCGCGTTTCTCTGGTGGTTTTATTGCTCTCGTGGATCAACATAAACCACTCATTGAAGTTACGGTGGTTCCAATCGCGAGGGGGGCTCTTCCTATAGTCAAGAGCACAAAAGGTCACGAAATTGAATGACCATAGGTCCTTTGAGATAAATCTGTGGGCATCCTTATCCCAAGTGGTGAAAGTCGTATTTGGAATGTTGGTTACAATTTTGATGCGACCAGCGGGAACGTTCATCGTGGTGGGTGCGTGCGTTTATAAGTGGTAGTGTATGTGCAAATCAAAGATCCAGGTACCTATATGCAAGTTGAAAGGAAGGAGTAGGTCATTATGCACTTCATACAGCACTGAGAGCCTTATATATAACTCAAGTCTAAGATAGAGCGACTCGTATCGCGCCTGGTCTAGTACTGAACCAAGGTAGCACATAGAAGACTATAGCATATAATTGACTCTGGACCCGTTGGGGTCGTTGGTATAGGCGTATTCACCGGTATAGAGTTATAGGTCAGCTGGTCAGCTGAGTATACGCGTCGTCATAATCGCGCATGGGACCGGGCCAAGCCAATGCGTATAGCATAGTAAACATATTGAACATTGTTTTGCCTCATGTTATCGTTCCTGAATAGGTCTTGTGGCGGTCTCCTCTTTTTGAGCAGCACACAGGATCATTAATGTTAGGTCTATCTCCTCATTGTATATGCGGCTATCTGGCCACTCTTTCGTCCAAGACCTGACCAACTTTCCCATTGTCTGACAACTTGTACGTCTGCAGCCAGCGTGGCCATTAACTTTGTTGAGCTTGACCAGGCAAGGCTCAAATAAAGACAACTAGTTGTCATACCTATTGTGCGTAGCGATGATTAATCCCCAGAGTTCGAATTAAGCGTAGGCAAGGTAGCTTGGTCACGGGCCGCGACCAAAAGCCAAAATATTGATTGGTCGTGGGCGCTTAGCTGGGACTTGGTTCCGGGGTCCGGGCCTAACGACTTGCTCTCAACCGTCATACATTGCTCACTGTTTAACCTTTGCTAGTTTTATTGTCCTTTGACGTGCCCCCACACAGCAAGATATCGATTGGCGAGTTGAGACGCCCTGCTGAACATTTGGCCTATTCTGCAAATATCTCGATCGCGCAAGTTCGAACAGAAAATTTGCTGTGAGGAACACAAGTCAACTTGTAGTCGTTACACCAGCATTTTAGGTCCCCTAAGTGTAATTTTCTAAGGGTTGCTGAGACTTTTGCAAGCATGAACAACCGTCATCATCCATACGGAGGGTACGATACCGAGACCCGCGGACGTCGTGGTGGATCGCCCGCTTCTGAAAGATATTTTGATTCGGATGGAGGAGGAAGGGGTCGCGGTAGAGGAAGAGGCAGAGGCAGAGGAAGGGGTGGCCATAGCGGCCATACTGACCACGATAGTCCCTATGACGGCTCCTATAATGGTGGTTCCAGTGATCCATACTTTAATGGTCCTACGTCAGCTGGTTATCATGAGAACGGTTCCGGCCAAGGTGGATATGGTGATGACCGCGGCGGATACGGCGGAGGCTACGAAGGTACGCAACTTAAGATCACAACATTCCTTGCATTCGTTTCGTCAATTCGGAAGTACATCGTGAGAACCGATCAAGGTCATTGAATCGTCGCGAAACGTTCGTCAGACATGTTTCCGAGCATTTGAGTCGACCTCACACCATTCCAGTTCTAGAATCTTCCCTCGATATCCTCCATTCTTTAACATTTTAATCAAGATTTTTGATACTTACTATCCTATGTAGACTACGGCGATCGAAGAGGAAGGAGTCGTGGTCGTGGTCGCGGCGGGTTCCGTGGCGGCGATAGTCACGGTGACGATCGAGACTCTAGTCGTGGTGGTTATAGCGGCCGTGGCGGACGCCCGCCGAGGCCAGCCAGAGATGACGCCGTTCATGACAGCCTTATTGAACAAAGAATCAAACGTGAGAGACCATGTCGCACACTCTTTATCCGGAATATCAAGGTCTGTTACCACCAACACGAGGCCGAAAAGTGCTGACAGGTCACTAGTATGAGACCGACAGCACAAGTGTAAGAAGGCAGTTTGAAGAGTTTGGTGAGATCAAAACATTCTTCGATTTGATCGCGAATCGAGGCATGGTGTTCGTGACATACGTGAGTTCCACACACACCGTGCGCCCTCGACGAATTTCTCAAACAGTTAAAACCAGTATGACGTACGCGCCGCTGAGCGTGCACGCGAAAGACTCCAAGATAGTGAGATATCCGGTCGCCCCATTGATGTTCATTACAGCCTCCCTCGTGGAGACGAACAAGCCGGTCGCTGTGAACGTGACAAAAACCAGGTGACATTGGTCTATTGTTATGAGTGTTGCATGTCACTTAAAGCTTCCCTAGGGAACACTACTCATCACCCTTCGTCAATCGAATCAGACAGTAGACGACCACGAACTCCGACGTCTGTTCCAACGTTTCGGTGACGTAAAGCAGATTTTGCCCGCTGAAGGGCGCAATGAGTAAGTCAGTGACTTTAATCCTATTCACGATTACTTATCAACTTACAGCCAGCGGTTACTTGAAATGTATGATAGCCGAGTAAGTTGACACATCGTGTCTTGTGGCACGGACTCATATTCTACAGGCAATGGAAACCGCACACGATCATCTTCAAGGACAACCGCTCCAGGATGGCATCATGGATATTGAATTTGCTTGGGACGTTCCAGAAACTCCCCTCCCCCCTGGTCCAGTTCCCGGGTCGAAGTATGTATAATATCTATTGTACGACCAGCCTGCTAACCATCGTTTTAGGCGGCAACTAGAAGAACGCGAATATGGCCGAGACCCAGATCCGCAACCTAGGGGACGCGGAAGAGGACGGGGTCGGGGTGGTTTTCGAGGCGAATACGAGGAGCGCGAGAGAGACCGCAGTTGGGACCGGGATCGTCGGCGGTCCCGTAGTCCACGCGGTGACCGGGACCGGGATGGATATGGCTCCAGACGAGGAAGCCGGTTTGATTATGAGGAACCCCCTCGTGGTGGTCGAAATTACGGGTCTCCGCCCCCCAGAGATTCAGGATACACGGGAAGTGGAGGCCCAGGTGGATATGGTCCGATCAGCGCCGGTTCAGCTCCTGTGAGTTGAAGCAATGTCTCTCGTAGTTGAACAGTTCTGATTTCAGTCATCTTCGACAGCCTACCGATGACCGGTTAGAACAAGCCAAGAAAGTCCAGCAATTGCTAGCCGCACTCAAACAATCTCAGCCAGCGGGAGCACCCACCCCTCCACCTCAAGTGGCACCTCCCGCAAATaacccacctccaccaaatCCATATGCATATCCCCCATCTCTAATACCATCCTCGATGCCTCCATTCCCTCCTACAGGTTATTCTGCTCCTCCGCCGGGCTATCCGCCATATCCGCCTCCGCCGCCCAGCCAGCCAGTGGCGCAACCCAGCGCAGATCAATCCCCTGCATTACTCGCGAGTCTTCCGCCCAGTGTGTTGGCGCTATTACAGCAAGGGCCCACCGCACAAGCCTCTCCACCACCTGCCCAACCATCTCAGGGTATGTACGGAATTCCAGGGTATGGTGCATATGCTGCGCCCCCACAACAGCTGCCACCCCCACCTCATATGCCGCCCCCAAGCCAATCTCCCCCAGCGGCTGGGCAGACACCTCAAGCGATGCAGCGGCTGATGGCTCTTTTGGTAAGCATACACTTACTATTTAATGCTCCGGATAAATGCTAATTGTACTAGTCGGCGCATAAACGAGTGTAAATATTTAACCTGACAAACCGACAAAAAGTACTGTGCATCTGCATAACTTCGGAGGCACTACAGAATTCTCGTGTCCTTTGCTATTTATCGTTTCGTCCCTTTCTCGATTGGTTTATACATAGGCGGCTCTTATCGGGAAATTATCTTTTATTCGCCTTGAGTTTCCAGCTAGATTGTTTAAGCCCCTTTACCAGAATTTTTATATTCGGTTCCCAGAATAAATTACCAGATGTATTCGCCCCGGAAAACCTATTCATACATGATTATGTAGGCCTATATTGCGCGAATCGAGGGAATTGTATGGCTATTATGGTACTTTCTTCCATCTCTTACCGCCCCAGCCTACTAGTTTTCCAAAAATCTCGTCTCGGTTTGGGACAAATCGGAATACATCTTCGTGCTCCAGCCCTTCCTCAGTCAAATATCTCACTCTTAAGCCATCTTATTTGTTTGGGTCAACCGGATGCCCTGTCTTAAGACCAAACTGGGTACGTACTTGTGTGGCCCGTCTTTTTCACTCCTTGAACGCGTTCAAGCGAAACCTGTACGCGGGGCTTACTTGTCAAAAGGGGAGTGAATTTGATCCCTTCCGAGTCGAGATTTAGCATTCCGGGTGTCGCCTTGTGGTTAGCGGGTACGGCTATGATATAATGTGAGTCTGGTGAGATGTTCCTGAGCTATACATGGAACCCACTTTGAGGGGCACCAATGCCTTGTAACGATTCGGTTGAATCATCCTGACAGTCGACTTAGTCCTGCGTCTGAGCCTCCTACCAATACGCCTACCTTGTTGTTCCCCAATAGGTCTGTGGTACTGGCTTCGATACTACTCTTGAGCCTGGCCAACGTACCGACCTCTGCTGGCGACCCAGTATCAAGTGATACTGCCTCATTTCCAGTGGTTTTGATATCTCTTGCGGTTGCAGCTCGCTCGCTATTGACTACGCtctccttttcttcagcCTCTCGGCGTATACTGCCCACGTCTTGATCGGGGTTTGAAACATTCCATTCTACTCCGCGAGCTGGGTTTTTTGTTGCGCTAGAGCTTGCGTTCATATTGGCAATAAACCTGCGCGCTCTGCCGTGTTCTCTGCCACCGCTAAGAGAAGCAGGCACAATGCTTTCACCTTTAGCTACTCGAATGCTCATCAAGCTCATCGCATACTCCGCATCTGTGGGGACGTCAAAGAGAGGGGGAGGAATTCTACGGTAGCGGTTAGCTCAATTTGGGAATATGTTGTCGGAAACACCCAGGACATACCGACTACGAGCCTCGGGGGGCATAGCCAATAGAACCGGGATAGCAAACCAATAAAAAAATCCAACCACGGCGTACGTTGTCTTTGCAAGGATTTGTGCCGGGGTAAATGTGATGAACAGAAATACCACAGTCAAAACCAACGCGTATATGCGGGACGATTGTTCGCGACGCCATAGCCATAAGCTACCAAAATACTTAATAATTAATAAAAGTTAAGTAGGAGTCCTAGTGACACGTACTTTCGTACTCGCTCGTGGAAGTCTGCTATATCTTCCATCATTTTCAAAGCAGAGGTTCGCcaatcttcttcctctagtTGCTGCTGTAAGCcatcttcctcctcgtcttccaaAGTCAGCCCCATTTGAGTTGCGGCATGACTTCCCGCGTCCTTGACTTTTTCTTTCCCTTTCTTACTCTTTCCTTTGATTATAGCTCTGGTCATCTTAAGCATCTCTCGCATTCCCATgtcgcctcctccttggcccaTACCAGGCACACCCTTCGTACCAAAGAAGCTAGCTGCCGCGCCCTGGCTTTCTACCGCGTCACCTATTTCCTCCGCTCCGCGAGCTAATCGACGCCGTTCTCGCAGAGACTTCAGGCTGGGATATGGCATCACCCGACGTCTCATTAACGAGACCAAAAGTTTTCCGAACAGCGCAGGGAGCAATAGattaaaataccaaaaaatCCACCAGATAGTACACACGCGCGCACTCCGGTTCCAGTCAGACCAGGTTGCAAGTCTAGTAAGATCGGCAAAGAAGGGGGCGTAGAACGGGTAAGTCCCAACGTAGATTCTTTGCCCTGCGAGCCGGAAAGTAGACAGTTTAAACTTGTGGGATGGAGGGACTGGCGTAATAGGCAATCTTTGCATTATCCAAGCTGCAACGCGAGCAGAAAGGTATGTGGGTGTAGGAGATAGGTGTAGGCGAGGTTGCGCTCCTACAGGTGAGGTTCGCCCAGGCGTTGTGGGAGGCGTATTCGTTGCGCTTTGTGCATCAGATGAGTAGAAGTATGTCCAAGGCTCGTCGATATCGGTTTCTGTATCCGAATCATCAACGCTATAAACATCGACCTCCAGGCCTTGTTCGCCTTGGCCGCTCGAACGCAGCACAGCAGTCTTCCTGTGATTTCCACTGCTTACGGATGGCGCTATTGTGACTTCAGTCACAAGCTAAAGAGTCGGTCATGTAAGAAAGTAAGGTTGGCCAATCGAACAAGTCATATGCTCGCCTTGGAGAAGACAGTAAGGAAACGCTCAATCTCCTCATCATCATAGAGTCGTCTTAGTTGAGTGTCGGTCAACTCTTGTTCACCTTCGTCATCTTCGGATTCGGGTTCAATTCTGTCGGCATATCTTGAAGTGTACACCGAAGCAAGGTCACTCTGCACATCCAATGGGTGTGTGGCCGTTTTGGGCTCTTGTGGTCCAGCAGAAGGATCTACTTTATCGGTTGATGTGGCTGGAATCGGTTGCGTAGCTGGGGCTGCTCGGAGCGCCGCTACATACAATAGAAATTAACAATTCACAGACATTGAAACTCAATAAAAATTAATTACTTACCTTCCTGCGATGGTGAGGGAATTGTGACGTAATCCCTGGCGATATAAGGTTCTTGTTCCGGCGGCAGTGCTGGGGGCGAGCCTAAGCTTCCGGTTGGCCTGCCGCTGTCGCCTTTATTGCGCTTCACAGCGTCTTTGAGAGGCGCGATAAGTTTGCTTGGCGATGGCATTGTCGGTCGATGCACTATTTTGTTATGCTCGTTCGAGCTTAAGTACTGGCACTAGCACTCGTCATGATTGCAGCACAACTAAACGGTGACGTCAGCTAATGTCCCTAGGTGGTGGCAGTGCTACAATAAATACATATATACGTggtggctatatgcgctcaTAAATACTAACACTTGTATTCGCGGCGCTGTTATCGTTCAAGTGCTTGTTGGTACGACTTATAAATTTTAACGTGCGTCTAGCTACAGAACACTACAGCAATCGTCGCCTTACTCTTCGCGTTTAGACAAGACTGGTACTGGCCCTTCTTTGGCCCCACCACCGGGTAATATTATGCGTTTGGAGCGCTTCACTCTCGATCCTTGCTCCTGTGACACGTGACCCCACTCGAGAAGCAAGAAACAATAAGATGCCGGCAAGGTCTTGAACAGAGTCGAGGTACCGAAGGCCTTCGCCTTAATTCATAAGCAATCGATTAAAGAACCAAAAAAGCAGGCTTGGATTGCCGGGAGGAGCGTAACTTACCAAGTGAGATGATATCTCTGTTAATATGGATAGTTTTTGTGAGCCCAATGTCCGGGAGGATCGCGTTTACGCTATGCGTGAATGGGGTCAATAATGACGCGCTTGAATTTGACCTTGTGGCATGAGGATTGATAGACGTGAGATTCACCTTAGATGCTTGCAGGCTAAAGATGTCGAAAGTACCGTGGTGAGGTGGCTCACGGCTGATTTGTGGGTGTCGTCTGAGACGATGCAAGTGAGCTATTTCAGCAGTCATGCGTTGAAGCTGCACTTACAGCTCAATGCCTGTTCGGCTTCAGCCCGGTCCTCACGACAATCTCGGAGGACCTGGATCGGAATATTAATAATACGTCCAGGAATTGAGGAGGTTGCGGCTTTGGCGAGCGATTCCGTCAAACCACCGGTAACTATGGGTAAGGGAGTATCAAGTGAGGCGAAGCGAATAAGCAACTGAAACAGTATACGGACCATAGAGCAAACTCTTGACATGGGAGGCCAACTCTAGGTCCCAACTACTATCTCTAAATCGTGACTCCTATCATCAGCGCACCCCACGTATAATATACTAAGATTCTTGGACAACGCTGCTCACGGAAAGTCATCCCAAAAACCTCCCCAAGTAGCGCCACTATTGTTTATCAGTACGTGAAGGTAAGATTCACGTTCTTTGAAGGTAGCACAAAAGGCAACACAGCCCTGTTTTGACTATGTGAAAGGTATGCTAGCGTCACTATCGAGGTCTCACGCTGAGGCTGAATGACGAGGCTGAATGAAAAATGCATACCTCAAGGTTGGCTACGATATAATCACAACTTCCTGGGCCACGTCTGCTAAGCTCCTCCTGTATCTGGGCGTTTTTTGACTATATAACATGAACGTACTAAGAAACCACCCCACTCACCTCTTGGAGTCGTATTTCGTCTTTAGAAGCTATGTACACCCTGGCACCGTTCTCTACGAGAGTGGTTGCGGCGATGATACCTGTTCTAGAGCACCCTTCTGTGATAAGCACCGTCTGGCCAGCAGCGCTAAATAGGGCAGATGCAGACAGGTTGCCCAGCGAGTTAGCCATGAAAAAACGCGAGTGAGGATCGAAGTGAGAACAGGGGATGTAAACAGTTTGGATTGGTCGGCTGTATCTCTTATTCTAAAACTGGCTCATGGATAATGCTCCAAGACCTGGGATCCAAGCCGAATCAATCATTGGGAGCGGTATTGGGGATGAGATGGTCAAACATTTACAACAGACAAGAAGGGCGATTATAAGAAAATTTTGAGTTAGCCTATGTATTATCTCATAAAGAAATAGCTCTTGCGTTTATTGCTCTGGAATATGCGACCAGCGTTCCTTCGCCGGCCGAGACATCTCAGCACATGAACTTATTTAAACAGGTTGAAATTCCCCAGACACCAGTGATCACTTACCCACCCCGCTATAATGCGGCCTCGATTGGAACGGAATTAGTAGTCTCATATGTAAATATGACCACGGCTATCAAATTACCGTGGCACAGGTACACAAATGCCGCTCAAGGCCACGCGATCGGAAATGAGTGTCGGGAAACGCAGGCTAATTAATGCAAAAAAGACTGTGTCACAACTTAAACGGACCAAGCTAGGCTCTCAACTGAGGTATGTGACATTCGTGCGAGCAAATGTTCCGGCTGTAGGATAAGAAGTCGAAGTATTATTAGGGTAGCAAGGATTAGACCGAGCTCAGCCAGCAATCCGAATACTAAAGCATGCTACTTAAGTCTTCTCATCAGGACCCCAAATATAGCGCTATAATATATGTATCTAAGCTCCATTGTATATTCCAAAATCGAAGGGTTGACTATTGTTTTAATCGATCTTCCAGACTACACGTGCAAGCTCGAAGACCAAGGAACTATGGTAAAATCCATTCTTCGAGTTAAGCGCCATGGAGGGACAAAGCGCCGAGATTAGGTCATGTCCTGAGATATGACTGGTCGATCCCTGACCTGATATGAGCAACGAAAAGCCCAAAGCTGACTCTACTATTCGTATGTCTACACGACCCCAAACAGGCAATAAACGAACCGAAAGTCTTAATCACCTGCTCAACTTTACGCTTCCACCTCGTTCTCAGCCACTTCTTCAGAATGTTCCTCGGCGGAGTCGCAAGCCAAATAATGTGTATTACAATCCCGAAAGTGAGTGCTACGTCAATGGGAGATCCAGTCACAGCGGGTTGAAACATGAGGTGGACAGAGTTTTTGAACGCCCAATATAGGTTTGTCATGAAACCCACAGGTGATTATACGGTCCATTTTGCGGACCCAGACATGTGAGTATCGCCCAGACGCCGCAAACTGCCACAAGTTACTGATGGGTTGGTTGAGTCAGATTCTTCCAATGGGAGGATATCTTACAAATCTTAGTTCCACGCTCTTCGGCATTTGCCTCCGCTGGAACAACGGCTGAGGGGGTCACCACATGCCCGATATGTTTATCCCCGCCAACGGCACCCAGAATGACCAAATGTGGACACGTGCGTTACACTTCTAATAATTGACGCACCCTATTCCCGCATTATAAACATAAACTATCTCAATTCTAACATCGTACTTTTTACAGGTTTATTGCTTCCCTTGTATCTTGCACTATTTGCAACTTGGAGACAACACTAAATGGAGTCGTTGCCCGATTTGCTTTGACTCGGTCAACGAGAAACAGCTCAAATGCGTGCGATGGGTTGATCCAGTAGAAACACACCCCACTTCCCTGGTTCCACAAGACGATTCGGGCATTGAAGAGGGTGCCCAAGTGGATACCAACCAAGAAACACAAACTTCTTCATCCGAGCAGCGCACGATTCATTTGCGTTTGATGTATCGTCCACAGCTCACTACGTTGGCACTCCCACGTTCAGCAACATGGCCCTCCCCTGCGGTACCACCACATCAAGCCCCTTGGCACTTTGTACCTGATGCGTCTGCATTTGCTCGATTTGTGCTTGCGACACCGGACTTGATCGTCAAGCAACTTGAAGAAGAGCTGGTTGCGTTAGAAGTCGAGCGCGTTATGCTTGCATCATATGACACACAGTCAAGTACTGCAAACGTGATTGGAGTCAAGGCGGCGGCGAAGCCCTCTAGCGAGGGTCTTGGAGTTGTATTTGTTCGAGCCGCAGAGGAACGAGTAAAACTTCAGATCGAGAAGGCGCGGGCTTCAGACACCGAATGGTTGCAAGCAGCCGTGAAACGTGCTGAACGAGATATCGCCTCAGCAGAGCGCTCGGCTACTCGCGCTACACAGACCACGACTAGGCCTCCAGAAGAGCATCTGCTCCCGACGGATCCAAGAGGCGTCGCCGCTAGCGTGGAGAATGTAACTCCGGGTCCGACTTCGGCACCGACACCGGTGAACGGCAAACCCAGGCGCCGGAACGTTAATCCTCCCTCGCGGGATACGACGCCTCCTACATACCACTTTTACCAATCAAGCACAGGTCAGCCTGTTTTCCTCCACCCGCTTGATATCCGGATTCTGCTCGCCCGGTTCCATACGTATGATTCATTTCCCTTGGAACTTACCCTTCCCATCGAATCGCTTGATATCGGCTCGGTAAATCACGATCTACGGCGTAGGTGCAAATATCTTAGCCATCTTCCGGAGGGCGGAGAAGTGGTATTCGCACAGGTGAACGTAAGGGGAGTAGTGGGAGAAGATGCTTGGCGCGAAGGGGGGTGGGAGGGACTAGTTGATCGCCGAAAGAAAGAACGGGAAACCAGGCATCGTAAAGAGGAACGGGACCGTGTCAGAGGCgaggaaaaggaaagggAAAAGGCCAGGCTGCTCGGCGCATATGGCCCACCGAGTGAGCGAGAGGGCGGTGCTTGGGGAATGAGCGAGGATGTGCCCGACCCCGAGTTTTTCTCCCCTATCTCCGCGCCCGTGGCCGATGTACACCCCGTGGCCGAAACGTCCGAGCCTCAAGCTTCTTCGCAGCCCCCGGCATGGGGACCTCGATCATTTGCATCTGCACTGCACTCTGCGTCAACTGGCACACCTCGCCGCCAAGCGCCCGCCATTCGGGACGAAGATGCATGGGAGGTGGATATGGCTTGGCATGACCTAGAGGAGCAACACGCTCGTAACTCGACTGCGGGTGGCGGAGCGAGCGgaaagaagagcaagaaaaaaCTGGTTCTAATGGGAGGTGGCCCGGGTAGGCGTCGGTAGTATCTCACCTATTTTGTCACGACGAACTGTGTAATGACTCTGTATCATTTATTCCGTTCATTGGATAAAGATGATTTGATGTTATGGATACAATGATTTGATGAATGAATGAAAAATGTCTGATAGCAACGAACCGAATTGGAAGCAACGCAAAGAATGACGAAGAAAAGGACGAGTTGTGCTAGATAGAGAAATAAAGATAGTACAAAAGGAAGGAAAAGAACAAGTAACTAAACACAAGCTGGGTATATGCAAGTTCAATTCACTTTCATTCAAACAAGATAACCACACTACTCTCGCAGAAACTAGAGGTACAAACCGCATCTAAGAGCATAGGGAAAAACAGAGAACAGACATGAGAGAAACTACTGAGCGGAGAGTGTAAGAACAAGAAACAAAAATATAAACAGATATCGCACCGACGAGCCACATGGGTCCATGGTTCATAGCGTGCTACTCGAATAGGACTGAATCATCGCGTGGGCCGACGATAGTATGCATGAGTTCCCAGTTAAGTGCCTGTCCGAGTGCGCTCTCGCAGGCACTCACCTGACGTGCCTCCAAACCACAGACGCGAGACCAAGCACGACTGTTTGGGGCATGATCATGCAGAATCTTAGTCGAGAGCATTATAGCAGCGAGAACCAACTTGCGTGGATCCACCAATGGCGAGTCGGTGTCGGGGCCAACACCATCTTCCCCACTGACTCTGATAGACTTGAATTTCCGGTTCAGGATCTCTCCGATGGGCTGGCGAGCTTGTTTGAGATAGTAAAGTGCCAACTGAACAACCGAGGCGGATGCACGGGAACGGCGGAGCAGTTCGGTGAGGAACCAACGCAGTGACTTGTCCTCCAAAATCGGTCGAGGTGCCGTAGCTTGAGTTTGGTACTGATAGTTGCTAGGAAGCGACTGGGTACGCCCGATCGATTGCAACTTCGCCTTGATTGCGTGCGCAGAACAAGAGGCGATGTGGTACTTGGGTGTGCCTCCGCGGCTCGGGTACACGATCTCGGGCTCGGTCTCCAGGGACATCGGGGGTGGTGTGTAGACCGAATAGGGTGTGGAGCTTGTGCTTGAGACACTTGACGCATCTGTCAAGTCGGGGCTGGAACAGTCCCTGTATGCGCCAACTTCAGGCATAATAGCCTCGACATCAGCCTGTGTAGCGGGAGTTGGGTACAAAATCCCAGAATCCTGGCTGAAATCTTCAATGTAGATGGAGTGAAGCGCCGCTAGGGTCATATCTATCGTTTTTTTAAACGTCAGACAGGAGTGGCGACAGCTCTGGTCCGTACGCACCAAGCAGTTCGGCAGATTTAGTCGTATTGTTAAAAATACCCGTTTTCGGTTTGGTTTCAAATAGTAAGCTCTGATCAACCTCAAGGGGAGTAAGGGGAGTAGATGGAGTTGGTTGAGTCGAAGGCTCGGCTGGTACGGATAAACCAGTAAGGACAGGTGTGACAGTAGTCGAGTGAATGTTTGAGAGCGATAAACGGTGGGATAGTGCCGGAAACTGAGACGTGAGGTTGCGAATGGCTACACGTTCCAGAGCATTATTGCGTTTGGCTAGGCTAAAGGAGAGTTCTTGTGATGAAATAGTGTGTCGAGAGGTGAGCGGGCTGCAGCGATAAGCCGAGGGCCGGACTTTGTGGGGGAGAGGATTGAGAGGAGGATGCACTTGGACCATGCTGAGAGGTAGGGGTGGAAGTGTTGTGTATTTATTTATTAGGGGGCTATTTGTTTTA
The Rhizoctonia solani chromosome 8, complete sequence DNA segment above includes these coding regions:
- a CDS encoding cyclin, with translation MVQVHPPLNPLPHKVRPSAYRCSPLTSRHTISSQELSFSLAKRNNALERVAIRNLTSQFPALSHRLSLSNIHSTTVTPVLTGLSVPAEPSTQPTPSTPLTPLEVDQSLLFETKPKTGIFNNTTKSAELLDMTLAALHSIYIEDFSQDSGILYPTPATQADVEAIMPEVGAYRDCSSPDLTDASSVSSTSSTPYSVYTPPPMSLETEPEIVYPSRGGTPKYHIASCSAHAIKAKLQSIGRTQSLPSNYQYQTQATAPRPILEDKSLRWFLTELLRRSRASASVVQLALYYLKQARQPIGEILNRKFKSIRVSGEDGVGPDTDSPLVDPRKLVLAAIMLSTKILHDHAPNSRAWSRVCGLEARQVSACESALGQALNWELMHTIVGPRDDSVLFE